One Kitasatospora sp. MAP12-44 DNA segment encodes these proteins:
- a CDS encoding SigE family RNA polymerase sigma factor — MHEVLGFDEFAATRARRLFQVAYLMCGDWHQAQDLVQTTFSKLYPVWGRIQRGRAEPGLDAYARKVLLRCYLSHRRLRRSGEVAVAEVFDGPADAADGGTESDLRLTLLAALRQLPPRNRAAVVLRFLEDYTIEAVAEALDTTPSAVKSLNSRSLSRLREILGEDRALLFQS; from the coding sequence ATGCACGAGGTCCTCGGCTTCGATGAGTTCGCGGCCACCAGGGCGCGGCGACTCTTCCAGGTCGCGTATCTGATGTGCGGCGACTGGCACCAGGCGCAGGATCTGGTGCAGACCACCTTCTCCAAGCTCTACCCCGTCTGGGGCCGGATCCAGCGCGGTCGCGCCGAACCGGGCCTGGACGCCTACGCCCGCAAGGTCCTGCTGCGCTGCTACCTCTCGCACCGCCGGCTGCGGCGCTCCGGCGAGGTCGCGGTGGCCGAGGTCTTCGACGGCCCGGCGGACGCGGCGGACGGCGGCACCGAGAGCGACCTGCGGCTCACCCTGCTGGCCGCGCTGCGCCAACTACCGCCCCGCAACCGGGCCGCCGTGGTGCTGCGCTTCCTGGAGGACTACACGATCGAGGCGGTCGCCGAGGCGCTGGACACCACGCCGAGCGCGGTCAAGAGCCTCAACTCCCGCTCGCTGAGCCGACTTCGGGAGATCCTCGGCGAGGACCGCGCACTGCTCTTCCAGTCCTGA